The following coding sequences are from one Arachis hypogaea cultivar Tifrunner chromosome 7, arahy.Tifrunner.gnm2.J5K5, whole genome shotgun sequence window:
- the LOC112703470 gene encoding gibberellin 2-beta-dioxygenase 1 codes for MQYSYMRNCSNNRAATFSPPVVTIPIVDLSKPDAQALIVKACEDFGFFKVINHGVPVDAISLLEEEATKFFSLPLSDKEKVGLANPFGYGNKRLGYNGDVGWIEYLLLKTNSQHSNTLTLPSDQNSEQFRCALNEYMQAMRKMACEVLELMAEGLKIEERNVLSKLVMDEQSDSAFRVNHYPASNGGGGGDENKNKNNTTNMVGFGEHTDPQIISLLRSNNTSGLQIDVGDGNWIPVPPDHSSFFVNVGDSLQVMTNGRFKSVRHRVIVDNGYKSRLSMIYFVGPPLSEKIAPLPSLMLGKESLYKEFTWFEYKNAAYSTRLATNRLIPYEKIAAS; via the exons atgcaatACTCGTACATGAGAAACTGTAGCAATAACAGAGCAGCCACATTCTCACCGCCGGTGGTGACTATTCCCATAGTGGACCTTTCAAAACCCGATGCACAGGCCCTCATAGTGAAGGCCTGTGAAGACTTCGGGTTTTTCAAAGTCATAAACCACGGCGTCCCTGTGGACGCCATTTCCCTCCTCGAAGAGGAGGCTACCAAATTCTTCTCCTTGCCGCTGAGCGACAAGGAGAAGGTCGGCCTTGCCAACCCCTTCGGGTACGGCAACAAGCGCCTCGGTTACAACGGCGACGTCGGTTGGATCGAGTACCTTCTCCTTAAAACCAATTCACAACACTCCAACACTCTCACACTACCTTCTGATCAAAACTCAGAGCAATTCAG GTGTGCTTTGAACGAGTACATGCAAGCGATGAGGAAGATGGCGTGCGAGGTTCTTGAGTTAATGGCGGAAGGGCTGAAGATTGAGGAACGAAACGTGCTGAGCAAGCTTGTGATGGATGAGCAGAGTGACTCTGCTTTCAGGGTGAACCACTACCCTGCTTCCAATGGCGGAGGTGGTGGTGAtgagaacaagaacaagaacaacacCACTAACATGGTTGGTTTTGGAGAGCACACTGACCCACAAATAATTTCTCTTCTGAGATCCAATAACACCTCTGGCCTTCAGATTGATGTTGGTGATGGAAACTGGATTCCTGTTCCTCCTGATCACAGTTCCTTCTTTGTCAATGTTGGTGATTCACTTCAG GTTATGACGAATGGACGGTTCAAGAGTGTGCGGCACAGAGTGATAGTGGACAACGGTTACAAATCAAGGCTATCAATGATTTACTTTGTTGGTCCACCATTGAGTGAGAAGATTGCACCATTGCCTTCCCTCATGCTTGGAAAGGAAAGCTTATACAAAGAGTTCACTTGGTTTGAATACAAGAAC